The Arthrobacter sp. NicSoilC5 genome has a window encoding:
- a CDS encoding molybdopterin oxidoreductase family protein, whose product MTKSADTHCPYCALQCAMTLTSPADLPPASQPGPGPAPAPAGSKASPVLDVAGRDFPTNRGGLCRKGWTSATLLNHAGRITEPLLRGADGIHRPIGWDQALDLAAAAVKDARARYGADAVGVFGGGGLTNEKAYQLGKFARLALGTSRIDYNGRFCMSSAAAAGMRAFGVDRGLPFPLEALDTASTILMLGSNVAETMPPFVQHLQGARDAGGLVVVDPRRSATAAFTADGAGLHLQPLPGTDLTLLLGLSHVVIHEDLVDTAYLQERTSGYNAVVRSVNAFWPERVQSITGVPADLIRETARMLAAGARRGGSYILTGRGVEQHVDGTDTATAAINLSLMLGLPGSARSGYGTLTGQGNGQGGREHGQKADQLPGYRKITDPAARAHVAAVWGIPEELIPGPGLPAVQLLKSLGQPDGVRCLFVHASNIAVAAPDANAVIEGLRSLDFLVVCDFFLSETAAEADLILPVLQWAEEEGTLTNLEGRVLRRRRAISPPAGARSELWIMARLAERLDAPSTYSDDPETVFEELRLASAGGLADYSGIDYAMLDRGEAAHWPYPAGSTGTPRLFRDGFAHPDGKAVMVPVAPRRRRTPAAEAAGHATGPAGTPMTLITGRLLEHYQSGAQTRRVAELAAAQPEAKMQIHPAAADAMGIAAGTLVSVSNGRGEVVCRAEHSTAIRPETVFLPFHFPGAESANRLTEAATDPVSGMPEFKFNTVWVRPVAAPESARMLQTTEAS is encoded by the coding sequence ATGACCAAAAGCGCCGACACGCACTGCCCTTACTGCGCCCTGCAGTGCGCCATGACGCTCACGTCCCCGGCGGACCTGCCCCCGGCTTCGCAGCCGGGGCCAGGCCCCGCTCCTGCACCTGCCGGCTCCAAGGCATCCCCCGTCCTGGACGTGGCCGGCCGGGACTTCCCCACCAACCGCGGCGGCCTGTGCCGCAAGGGCTGGACCTCGGCCACGCTCCTGAACCACGCGGGCAGGATCACCGAGCCCCTGCTCAGAGGTGCTGACGGGATCCACCGTCCCATCGGCTGGGACCAGGCCCTGGACCTCGCCGCTGCGGCAGTCAAGGACGCCCGCGCCCGGTACGGTGCGGACGCCGTCGGCGTCTTCGGCGGCGGCGGCCTCACCAATGAAAAGGCCTACCAGCTGGGCAAGTTTGCCCGGCTGGCGCTGGGCACCTCCCGGATCGACTACAACGGCAGGTTCTGCATGTCCTCCGCGGCCGCAGCGGGGATGCGCGCCTTCGGCGTGGACCGCGGGCTGCCGTTCCCGCTCGAGGCCCTGGACACCGCCAGCACCATCCTGATGCTCGGATCCAACGTTGCCGAGACCATGCCGCCGTTCGTCCAGCACCTGCAGGGAGCCCGCGACGCCGGCGGGCTGGTTGTGGTGGATCCCCGCCGCTCCGCCACCGCGGCCTTCACGGCCGACGGCGCCGGCCTCCACCTCCAGCCCCTTCCCGGCACCGACCTCACCCTGCTGCTGGGCCTTTCGCACGTGGTCATCCACGAGGACCTGGTGGACACCGCCTACCTCCAGGAGCGCACCTCGGGCTACAACGCCGTCGTCCGCAGCGTGAACGCCTTCTGGCCTGAACGCGTCCAGTCCATCACCGGCGTCCCCGCGGACCTGATCCGCGAAACCGCCAGGATGCTTGCCGCAGGTGCCCGCAGGGGCGGCAGCTACATCCTCACCGGCCGCGGCGTGGAACAGCACGTGGACGGCACGGACACCGCCACCGCGGCCATCAACCTCAGCCTCATGCTGGGCCTGCCCGGCTCCGCCCGCAGCGGCTACGGCACCCTCACCGGCCAAGGCAACGGCCAGGGCGGCCGCGAGCACGGCCAGAAGGCCGACCAGCTGCCCGGCTACCGCAAGATCACCGACCCCGCCGCCCGCGCGCACGTCGCCGCGGTCTGGGGCATCCCCGAGGAACTCATCCCCGGCCCCGGCCTGCCCGCCGTCCAGCTGCTGAAGTCACTGGGACAGCCCGACGGCGTCCGGTGCCTTTTTGTCCACGCCTCCAACATCGCGGTGGCGGCACCTGACGCCAACGCCGTGATCGAGGGGCTGCGGAGCCTGGACTTCCTGGTGGTCTGCGACTTCTTCCTGTCCGAGACCGCTGCGGAGGCGGACCTGATCCTTCCCGTGCTCCAGTGGGCGGAGGAGGAAGGCACCCTGACCAACCTGGAAGGCCGCGTCCTGCGCCGCCGCCGTGCCATCTCCCCTCCCGCCGGCGCCCGCAGCGAACTCTGGATTATGGCCCGCCTGGCCGAGCGCCTGGACGCCCCGTCCACCTACAGCGACGATCCGGAAACCGTCTTCGAGGAACTCCGCCTGGCTTCCGCGGGCGGCCTGGCCGACTACTCCGGCATCGACTACGCCATGCTGGACCGCGGCGAGGCCGCCCACTGGCCGTACCCGGCCGGCAGCACCGGAACGCCCCGGCTGTTCCGGGACGGCTTCGCCCACCCCGACGGCAAGGCGGTCATGGTCCCGGTGGCGCCGCGCCGCCGCCGGACTCCCGCGGCTGAAGCCGCCGGGCACGCAACAGGCCCCGCCGGCACACCCATGACCCTCATCACCGGCCGCCTCCTGGAGCACTACCAGTCCGGCGCCCAGACCCGCCGGGTCGCCGAGCTCGCCGCCGCCCAGCCGGAGGCCAAGATGCAGATCCACCCGGCGGCGGCCGACGCCATGGGCATCGCCGCCGGAACGCTGGTATCGGTGTCCAACGGGCGCGGCGAAGTGGTGTGCCGGGCCGAGCACAGCACCGCCATCCGCCCGGAAACGGTGTTCCTGCCCTTCCACTTTCCCGGGGCTGAGAGCGCCAACCGGCTGACGGAAGCGGCGACGGATCCGGTCTCCGGGATGCCCGAGTTCAAGTTCAACACCGTTTGGGTCCGGCCCGTGGCCGCGCCCGAATCCGCCCGCATGCTTCAAACGACGGAGGCCTCATGA
- a CDS encoding FAD-dependent oxidoreductase, whose amino-acid sequence MSEQIVIVGFGPVAARLVDELLPAVRSGHARLTVVGQEAEAAYNRVLVADLGVGRTTADALALADSAELVAEGVDVRLGVRVKRVDRARQQVALSDGASVHYDRLVFATGSRPVIPNLTGINPDPSSPVLPAGVTALRDLRDAEVLRQAVDGGKRVVVLGGGVLGLETALAAAEEGATVTVVHNGPHPLGRSIDRGGGAVLAAGLRRCGVRVAGNARSTGVEHNAPDGGFSALLLDDGSAIDGDLLVISCGVRPRTELAEGCGLSTGTGILVDHRLRAHHEPHIFAIGDCAEVRCPDPGCATCRNASGPSGLVGPGWRQAEWLAGYLTLLAEGAEADAEVLPALPPEQPGVVVLKARGMNMAVAGDNAAEPWDEEALTAGAVNGRPRLQVSQWADPEHGRYVKMTTRGGVLEGLVAVGMPRTAAELVGLFERGAELPADRSLLLRLDGPDQLPGAGAADPAGTVCRCAGVSGAAITAAASDGCSTVAEVSRATRAGTGCGGCHEDIKGLIERHFQAAAA is encoded by the coding sequence ATGAGCGAGCAGATTGTCATTGTGGGATTCGGCCCCGTGGCCGCCCGGCTGGTGGACGAGCTCCTGCCCGCCGTGCGCAGCGGACACGCCAGGCTCACAGTGGTGGGCCAGGAAGCCGAGGCCGCCTACAACCGCGTCCTGGTGGCCGATCTCGGCGTCGGCCGGACCACCGCTGACGCCCTTGCCCTCGCCGACAGCGCCGAGCTGGTTGCCGAGGGAGTGGATGTCCGGCTGGGCGTACGGGTTAAGCGCGTGGACCGGGCGCGGCAGCAGGTGGCCCTGTCCGACGGCGCGTCCGTGCACTACGACCGGCTGGTGTTTGCCACGGGATCCCGGCCGGTGATTCCCAACCTCACCGGCATCAATCCGGACCCGTCTTCCCCCGTGCTGCCTGCCGGAGTCACGGCATTGCGGGACCTGCGCGACGCGGAAGTCCTGCGGCAGGCGGTGGACGGCGGCAAGCGCGTGGTGGTCCTGGGCGGCGGCGTCCTGGGCCTGGAGACGGCGCTGGCGGCCGCGGAGGAAGGCGCCACGGTCACCGTGGTCCACAACGGCCCGCACCCGCTGGGCCGCAGCATCGACCGCGGCGGCGGGGCGGTCCTGGCTGCCGGACTGCGCCGCTGCGGCGTCCGGGTGGCCGGCAACGCCCGGTCCACCGGCGTTGAGCACAACGCGCCCGACGGCGGGTTTTCGGCTTTGCTGCTGGACGACGGATCAGCGATCGACGGCGACCTCCTGGTCATCTCCTGCGGCGTGCGTCCCCGGACGGAGCTGGCCGAAGGCTGCGGCCTCTCCACCGGCACCGGCATCCTGGTGGACCACCGGCTGCGGGCGCACCACGAGCCGCACATCTTTGCCATTGGCGACTGCGCCGAAGTCCGCTGCCCGGACCCGGGCTGCGCCACGTGCCGGAACGCCTCCGGACCGTCCGGGCTGGTGGGTCCGGGCTGGCGGCAGGCCGAATGGCTGGCCGGTTACCTCACCCTGTTAGCTGAAGGGGCAGAAGCGGACGCCGAAGTGCTGCCCGCGCTGCCGCCGGAACAGCCCGGCGTCGTGGTCCTGAAAGCCCGGGGCATGAACATGGCCGTGGCCGGGGACAACGCTGCCGAGCCGTGGGACGAGGAAGCCCTCACGGCCGGGGCCGTCAACGGAAGGCCGCGCCTGCAGGTGTCGCAGTGGGCCGATCCCGAGCACGGCCGGTACGTCAAGATGACCACCCGGGGCGGTGTGCTGGAAGGCCTGGTGGCGGTGGGCATGCCCCGGACCGCGGCCGAACTCGTGGGACTTTTTGAACGGGGGGCCGAGCTGCCCGCCGACCGGTCGCTGCTCCTGCGCCTGGATGGACCGGACCAGCTGCCCGGGGCCGGGGCTGCCGACCCCGCGGGCACCGTGTGCCGGTGTGCGGGGGTCAGCGGGGCGGCCATCACGGCGGCGGCCTCTGACGGCTGCTCCACGGTGGCCGAGGTTTCCAGGGCCACCCGCGCCGGAACCGGGTGCGGCGGCTGCCATGAGGACATCAAGGGTCTCATCGAACGGCACTTCCAGGCAGCCGCCGCATAG
- a CDS encoding MFS transporter yields MTVDRTVDAVSASAQPGPTRTTDAPALEFRPGRWIANWDAENKEQWEAAGRAIARRNLNWSIFAEFLGFVVWQLWSIVVVQLPAAGFTFSTSEIFWLISMPSLVGATLRIPYTFMVPRFGGRNWTIVSALLLLIPSTGLALCVSNPDTPFGVMLLVAALAGFGGGNFASSMANITFFYPAREKGWALGLNAAGGNLGAAVAQLAVPIVITLLAAGTVNLPLAGWMWVPFILLAAFGAFKYMNNLTSAKGDVAGSVAALKEPHLWIMALLYIGTFGSFIGFAGVFPKLIKDYFPAFSSIGVGTVALSLAFLGPLVGSLARPYGGRMADRMGGARMTVSAFAAMAVITLTMIWTLPLKNFLLFLVLFLMLFTASGFGNGATYRMIPVIFATSSRAARNGANPVATQRLASSALGLISAIGAYGGFVIPQVLNASSTASGSYTPAFYGFVGAYVLMLVVCWTCYIRNAGRNAMGNV; encoded by the coding sequence GTGACTGTTGACCGCACCGTTGATGCCGTATCCGCCAGCGCACAGCCCGGCCCTACCCGCACTACTGACGCCCCCGCCCTTGAATTCCGCCCCGGCCGCTGGATCGCCAACTGGGATGCCGAGAACAAGGAACAGTGGGAGGCCGCAGGCCGGGCCATCGCCCGCCGCAACCTGAACTGGTCCATCTTCGCCGAGTTCCTCGGCTTCGTCGTCTGGCAGCTGTGGTCCATCGTCGTGGTCCAGCTTCCCGCCGCAGGCTTCACCTTCTCCACCTCGGAAATCTTCTGGCTCATCTCCATGCCAAGCCTGGTGGGTGCCACCCTCCGCATCCCCTACACCTTCATGGTCCCCCGCTTCGGCGGCCGCAACTGGACCATCGTCTCCGCCCTGCTGCTCCTGATCCCCTCCACCGGGCTGGCCCTCTGCGTCTCCAACCCGGACACACCGTTCGGTGTCATGCTCCTGGTGGCTGCCCTCGCCGGCTTCGGCGGCGGCAACTTCGCCAGCTCGATGGCCAACATCACGTTCTTCTACCCGGCCAGGGAAAAAGGCTGGGCGCTGGGACTGAACGCCGCGGGCGGAAACCTGGGGGCCGCCGTCGCACAGCTTGCCGTTCCCATCGTCATCACCCTGCTTGCCGCGGGCACCGTCAACCTTCCCCTGGCGGGCTGGATGTGGGTCCCCTTCATCCTGCTGGCCGCATTCGGCGCCTTCAAGTACATGAACAACCTCACCAGCGCCAAGGGTGACGTGGCCGGCTCGGTCGCTGCACTGAAGGAACCGCACCTGTGGATCATGGCGCTGCTGTACATCGGCACCTTCGGCTCCTTCATCGGCTTCGCCGGTGTATTCCCCAAGCTGATCAAGGACTACTTCCCCGCGTTCTCCTCCATTGGAGTGGGAACCGTGGCCCTGTCCCTGGCCTTCCTCGGCCCCCTGGTGGGTTCGCTGGCCCGTCCCTACGGCGGCCGCATGGCGGACCGCATGGGCGGGGCCCGGATGACCGTGTCCGCCTTCGCCGCGATGGCCGTGATCACGCTGACCATGATCTGGACCCTGCCGCTGAAGAACTTCCTGCTCTTCCTGGTCCTCTTCCTGATGCTGTTCACTGCCAGCGGCTTCGGCAACGGGGCCACGTACCGGATGATTCCGGTCATCTTCGCCACCTCCAGCCGGGCTGCCCGGAACGGTGCAAACCCGGTGGCCACCCAGCGGCTCGCGTCCTCGGCCCTCGGCCTGATCTCCGCGATCGGCGCTTACGGCGGCTTCGTGATCCCCCAGGTGCTCAATGCCTCCAGCACCGCCAGCGGCTCCTACACCCCGGCCTTCTACGGATTCGTCGGCGCCTACGTCCTGATGCTGGTGGTCTGCTGGACCTGCTACATCCGCAACGCCGGCCGGAACGCGATGGGAAACGTCTAA
- a CDS encoding benzaldehyde dehydrogenase, whose translation MSLLDSALWEGKIYLNGWRAGGGGTGTSMEPATGEQLGSYGVASVTDVREAATAAAKAQKEWAARNPEDRAAVLRRAGQLWEEHAAEVQDWIVRESGGIPPKAGLETHIAANECYDASALPSLPAGDVLTSNENRWSFARRRPVGVVSVIAPFNFPLILSIRAVAPALALGNAVLLKPDPRTAVCGGVTVVRIFEEAGLPQGLLSLLPGGADIGAAVVEAPEVRVIAFTGSTAAGRKIGETAGRLLKRAHLELGGNNALIVLPGADLAKAASAAAFGSFMHQGQICMAAGRHIVHEDIYDDYVAALSEKAAHLPVGDPKSGTVALGPVIDERQLQRVDGIVQDAVQAGARLAAGGTHDGRFYQPAVLVDLNTDSPAWKDEIFGPVAPVMKFSTVDEAVALANDNEYGLSIGILGDVGLAMTIADRLDSGKVHINEQTVSDEANSPFGGTKNSGNGSRIGGHHANMESFTEIQWLTMRPDIAPYPF comes from the coding sequence ATGTCCCTGCTCGACTCCGCCCTCTGGGAAGGCAAGATCTACCTCAACGGCTGGCGGGCGGGCGGCGGCGGTACCGGCACCAGCATGGAACCGGCCACCGGTGAGCAGCTGGGCAGCTACGGCGTGGCTTCCGTGACGGACGTCCGCGAAGCAGCAACCGCCGCCGCGAAGGCACAGAAGGAATGGGCCGCCCGCAACCCCGAGGACAGGGCCGCGGTACTGCGCCGCGCCGGGCAGCTCTGGGAGGAGCACGCAGCCGAGGTCCAGGACTGGATCGTGCGCGAATCAGGTGGAATTCCGCCCAAGGCAGGGCTGGAAACGCATATCGCCGCCAACGAATGCTACGACGCCTCGGCGCTGCCCTCACTCCCAGCCGGGGACGTCCTCACGTCCAACGAAAACCGCTGGTCCTTTGCCCGGCGCCGTCCTGTGGGCGTCGTCTCCGTCATCGCGCCGTTCAACTTCCCGCTGATCCTTTCCATCCGCGCCGTGGCCCCTGCCCTGGCATTGGGTAACGCCGTGCTGCTCAAGCCGGACCCGCGGACCGCGGTCTGCGGCGGCGTGACCGTGGTGCGCATCTTCGAGGAGGCCGGGCTTCCGCAGGGCCTGCTCTCCCTGCTGCCCGGCGGCGCGGACATCGGAGCCGCCGTCGTCGAAGCCCCCGAGGTCCGCGTGATCGCCTTCACGGGATCGACGGCGGCCGGCCGGAAGATCGGTGAAACGGCGGGCCGGCTGCTCAAGCGCGCCCACCTTGAACTCGGCGGCAACAATGCGCTCATCGTGCTCCCCGGCGCCGACCTGGCCAAGGCGGCCTCCGCGGCGGCGTTCGGCTCGTTCATGCACCAGGGCCAGATCTGCATGGCTGCCGGACGCCACATCGTGCATGAGGACATCTACGACGACTACGTTGCCGCCTTGTCGGAGAAGGCGGCCCACCTGCCCGTTGGCGATCCCAAGAGCGGCACCGTGGCGCTGGGTCCAGTGATCGACGAGCGCCAGCTGCAGCGGGTGGACGGGATCGTCCAGGACGCGGTCCAGGCGGGCGCCCGGCTCGCCGCCGGGGGAACCCACGACGGCCGCTTCTACCAGCCCGCCGTGCTGGTTGACCTGAACACTGACAGTCCTGCCTGGAAGGACGAAATCTTCGGCCCGGTGGCCCCGGTGATGAAGTTCTCCACCGTGGATGAGGCTGTGGCGCTGGCCAACGACAATGAGTACGGCCTGTCCATCGGGATCCTGGGCGACGTCGGGCTGGCCATGACCATCGCCGACCGGCTCGACTCCGGGAAGGTCCACATCAACGAACAGACCGTCTCCGATGAAGCGAACTCCCCGTTCGGCGGAACGAAGAACTCCGGCAACGGCTCGCGGATCGGCGGCCACCACGCCAACATGGAGTCGTTCACCGAGATCCAGTGGCTCACGATGCGCCCGGACATCGCCCCGTACCCGTTCTAG
- a CDS encoding MFS transporter gives MSSTDTTKVPGSHQPVNSRGRVIVASLIGTTVEFYDFYVYATAAVLVFPKLFFPGANETTQLLSSFAVFGVAFVARPLGSIVFGHFGDKFGRKGTLVASLLTMGIATFLIGCLPTALVPGWEFWAPAMLVVLRFAQGLALGGEWSGAALLATENAPANKRAIYGTFPQLGAPIGFIIANVIFLVASYTLTPEAFQAWGWRVPFLLSAVMVILGLYVRLKLIETPAFTKVVESNEVAKLPLGRVFKSSWRQLILGTFIMLATYVLFYLMTTFTLTYGTKPTLEGAKAAAEKAGKPMSEAAAAAFVPGLGYSRNDFLWMLIAGVVFFGIFTLVSGPLAEKYGRRKMLMAVTAGIFVFGLLFVPLFSGGFVGTMGLLILGFSLMGLTFGPMGALLPELFPTNVRYTGSAISYNFSSILGAAVAPFIAVALWEAAKGSPLLVGIYLTSMAVLTLIALFLTRETRDLDYENNVA, from the coding sequence ATGTCATCCACCGATACCACCAAGGTGCCTGGTTCGCACCAGCCGGTGAACTCCCGCGGCCGCGTTATCGTGGCCAGCCTGATCGGCACCACTGTGGAGTTCTACGACTTCTACGTCTATGCCACGGCCGCCGTGCTCGTGTTCCCGAAGCTCTTCTTCCCGGGCGCGAACGAAACCACCCAGCTGCTGAGCTCCTTCGCCGTCTTCGGCGTGGCCTTCGTTGCCCGCCCCCTCGGCTCGATCGTCTTCGGGCACTTCGGCGACAAGTTCGGCCGCAAGGGAACCCTTGTGGCGTCGCTGCTGACCATGGGCATCGCAACCTTCCTCATCGGCTGCCTGCCCACGGCGCTGGTTCCGGGCTGGGAGTTCTGGGCGCCGGCCATGCTGGTGGTCCTGCGGTTCGCCCAGGGCCTGGCCCTCGGCGGCGAGTGGAGCGGCGCGGCACTGCTGGCCACGGAGAATGCCCCCGCCAACAAGCGCGCCATCTACGGCACCTTCCCGCAGCTCGGTGCCCCCATCGGCTTCATCATTGCCAACGTCATCTTCCTGGTGGCCAGCTACACCCTGACCCCGGAAGCTTTCCAGGCCTGGGGCTGGCGCGTCCCGTTCCTGCTCAGCGCCGTCATGGTGATCCTGGGCCTCTACGTCCGGCTCAAGCTGATCGAAACCCCGGCCTTCACCAAGGTGGTGGAATCGAACGAGGTAGCCAAGCTTCCGCTGGGCCGGGTCTTCAAGTCCAGCTGGCGCCAGCTGATCCTGGGCACCTTCATCATGCTGGCCACGTATGTGCTGTTCTACCTGATGACCACGTTCACGCTGACCTACGGCACCAAGCCCACTTTGGAGGGCGCCAAGGCCGCAGCCGAAAAGGCCGGCAAGCCCATGTCCGAAGCCGCTGCCGCCGCGTTCGTTCCGGGCCTTGGCTACAGCCGCAACGATTTCCTCTGGATGCTGATTGCCGGCGTCGTATTCTTTGGCATTTTCACCCTGGTCTCCGGACCGCTGGCCGAGAAGTACGGCCGCCGCAAGATGCTCATGGCCGTCACCGCCGGCATTTTCGTCTTCGGCCTGCTGTTTGTCCCGCTGTTCAGCGGCGGCTTCGTGGGCACCATGGGCCTGCTGATCCTCGGGTTCTCCCTCATGGGCCTCACCTTCGGCCCCATGGGTGCGCTGCTGCCGGAACTGTTCCCCACGAACGTCCGGTACACCGGCTCAGCCATCAGCTACAACTTCTCCAGCATCCTGGGTGCCGCGGTGGCCCCGTTCATCGCCGTCGCCCTGTGGGAAGCCGCCAAGGGCAGCCCGCTGCTGGTAGGCATCTACCTGACATCCATGGCTGTGCTGACCCTGATCGCGCTGTTCCTCACCCGTGAGACCCGCGACCTGGACTACGAGAACAACGTCGCCTGA